CGTTTTAACATCAATAAGATTAGCCAACATACTCATTTATATACCTCTAAAAGTTTAGAAGATTTTCCAGGAAGAAGCTTTAAGATACTTAAAGTCTTGCCCTATAATAAAACTGAACTAAAGATACTTCGTTCTACAAAAGCCAATATTACCGCTAGAAATTTCCCTGAATCCGTTTCGGAAATAAGAAAAAGATTGAAAATAAAGGATGGTGGGGAGAAATACCTATTTTTTACTAAAGATGTAAATGAAGGGCTTATTGTAATATGCTGCATTAAAACGGCTTCTTTCTAAAGCGGATGAAGCAGTAAAAAATTAACATAAAATTTCAAAAAAATCAAAGCGTTCTATAACGTTATAGTAGGGCTTACTCAAACGTTATAGAGACACCCTTGAGGCCATAAATCGATAACATTTTATCCGGCAATTGTTAAAAAAAGTAAATTGTCGAAATGACAATATTCTCCTTACGAAATAACAGAAACTTATATTTTATAGGCACTACAGTGGTAATCCATTAAAAATTTAAGATATTATCTATATGCCTCCATTATAAAAAATCAGTTGAAGTTGTCACTATTTTCACTTAATTGTATTATAATTATGCTAAATTTTGTTTTTTTTAACACATCTGAGTGGTCAACAGATGAGGAAAAAATGGCAAAATTTTAAAATTTTATTTTTAAACTAACAAACAACAAAAGATTATGAATCAAGAACATGATTACAAATCGGTAAAATCCCGAAGAAGAGGATTTCCTCTCAAGATGGGTCTTTTATCGATGCTTATTTGTCTAGGTGCTCAAATAGCACAGGCAAATGAAGGAACTATTTTTCTGAACGAAACACTTGACGTCAAAATGCAGTCAACGGTCACTGGAACGGTTACTGATGACACAGGCTCCCCATTGCCTGGTGCTAGTGTAGTAGTAAAAGGTACCACTAATGGTACTCAAACTGACTTTGATGGTAATTTCACCTTGGACGTAAATGGTGATGCCACATTGATATTCAGCTATATTGGTTTTAAAAGTCAAGAAATTGCAGTTAACGGTAATAGCGTAGTGAACGCGACTCTTTCAGAAGATGCGGCTGCATTAGACGAGGTTATTGTAACGGGTTATTCTACTCAAACTAGAGGTGACTTAACAGGTTCCGTAGCGTCGGTAGACATTTCGGAAGCTACAAAGCAACCACTTGTTAACGTAGCGGAGGCCTTAGAAGGTAGGGTAACTGGGGTAACCATTACCAACGCAGGTACGCCGGGTGGAAATCCAGTAGTACGTATAAGAGGTTTTGGTACGCCGAACAACAATAACCCGCTTTATATAATTGATGGGTTACAGACCACTGACCCTGGTATTTTGAATAACATAAACCCTGCGGATATCGCACAGATGAACGTTTTAAAAGATGGTGCAGCGTCTATTTATGGTGCAAGAGCTTCTAACGGTGTAATCATTGTGACTACCAAAAACGGAGCTTACAATCAGAATAAACTATCTGTAAACGTTGAATTTTCTTCGGGATTTGCTACGGTAGCAAACCTTCCTGACCAAGTAAATGCACAACAATTGGGAGATGTTATCTTTGAGAGTAAATTAAATGATGCCATTAGAACAGGTGGTGATGTGAACGCCATTACACATCCGCAATATTTCCCTAATGGAGGTGCTCCAACAGTACCATCGCAATTATTAGGGGTTAGCCTTCAAGGTACTGGTGAAGCAGTTACTGCCGTTGTAAGACCTGGCGGCACAAGATGGTTAGAGGAAATTTTTAGGGTTGCACCGGCACAAAATTTTAGTGCTACCATATCAAACGGTAACGAAAGCGGTAAATATTCTTTTAGTGCGGGTTACATTAATAGGGACGGTATTCAATTAAATACTGGCTTTAAGAGGGCACAACTTCGTTTTAACTCCGAGTACAAAATCGGTGATCGCCTTACCGTAGGTGAGCATGCCAATTTATCCTTTAGTAACCAGAGAGTAGGTAATGTTACCGAATTGGCCCTTCGTATAAGTCCACTTGTTCCGATCAGAGATAGTGAAGGAAGATTTGCAGGAACTTACAATAATGCAAGAGGTCTTTCCAATGCGGAAAATCCGGTGGCAATATTAAATAGGGATGCGGACGATTTCAACAAGCAGACCCGTATTTTAGGGGATGTTTACGCTAACCTAGAATTGGCAGACGGTCTTAATCTAAAAACTGTTATCGGTGGAGATATTAGCCTTAACAATCTTCGCGATTTTAGAGCTACTGACCCGGAATCTGCGGAACCAAGAGCTACGAATAGTTTAAGGGAACGTAACGCTCAATTCTATAACTGGACGTGGACAAACACCTTGAACTATGTCAAAACTTTTGGCAAGCACAATGTTAATGCCTTGTTAGGGTATGAAGCTAACAGTGTTACCGGTAAATCCTTAGAGGTAT
This genomic window from Maribacter sp. MJ134 contains:
- a CDS encoding SusC/RagA family TonB-linked outer membrane protein: MNQEHDYKSVKSRRRGFPLKMGLLSMLICLGAQIAQANEGTIFLNETLDVKMQSTVTGTVTDDTGSPLPGASVVVKGTTNGTQTDFDGNFTLDVNGDATLIFSYIGFKSQEIAVNGNSVVNATLSEDAAALDEVIVTGYSTQTRGDLTGSVASVDISEATKQPLVNVAEALEGRVTGVTITNAGTPGGNPVVRIRGFGTPNNNNPLYIIDGLQTTDPGILNNINPADIAQMNVLKDGAASIYGARASNGVIIVTTKNGAYNQNKLSVNVEFSSGFATVANLPDQVNAQQLGDVIFESKLNDAIRTGGDVNAITHPQYFPNGGAPTVPSQLLGVSLQGTGEAVTAVVRPGGTRWLEEIFRVAPAQNFSATISNGNESGKYSFSAGYINRDGIQLNTGFKRAQLRFNSEYKIGDRLTVGEHANLSFSNQRVGNVTELALRISPLVPIRDSEGRFAGTYNNARGLSNAENPVAILNRDADDFNKQTRILGDVYANLELADGLNLKTVIGGDISLNNLRDFRATDPESAEPRATNSLRERNAQFYNWTWTNTLNYVKTFGKHNVNALLGYEANSVTGKSLEVSATGFLFETPDFYQLSNASGAPIVNPGETFDFENTLSSIFGSANYSYDNKYLVTATVRRDRSSRFLGDNQSGVFPAFSAGWIMSNEGFFPEDGIMNRLKFKFSWGALGNQELPVSNPTQNISSLNNQQANFAFNGTGTAATGAILSQVGNPDLTWETSETLNIGAEMGFFDNALTMSVEYFKLTTNDLIAQDFTVIGDTAIDANPPFVNLGSVENTGVDFSIAYQNQANDDFSYGAALNISTYKNEVTELASEFQLGNGFRTGVFNRTQVGQPLASFFGRVVDGIYRSEAEVAAGPDQGFPNDLAGVGRLRYRDLNGDNVINDDDRDFIGNPHPDFTLGLNLNANYKNWDFSAFFSGQVGNDIYNFDRIYTDFGTFPDGSRSTRVLDSFNPTTNPNGNAPALSFAVLNSETNPNSFFVEDGSFVRLKNLSIGYSFPNTLTDKWGIDNVRLYINATNLFTITGYNGLDPEIRPGNVNNGLTIGVDNNTFPLSRIFLFGVNLKL